Proteins encoded within one genomic window of Nitrospirota bacterium:
- a CDS encoding response regulator, whose translation MTTDKFSILIIDDDTNLRRTLADILSVKGYQTLAAKDGSEGLALLGLHTVHLALVDLRLPDMSGLEILKIIRADHPHTEVIILTGNATLDSAIEATNKGAFSYLQKPYDIDQLMLHIKRSIEKQQAEEKIRQYQGHLEELVRERTCELETAMEAAEAGNRAKTEFIANMSHEIRTPLNAIIGFSEVLRDGILGLLNKEQTEYMNDIVRNGRHLLELILNVLAVAEAESDRMKLRSDKIRLKDIFVSALSLVRDEAMRKDILTDYKISAEADIDIEADGSRLQQVMVSLLDNAVKFTPAGGSVKVTARRMPGDWRSETGRDDTDIKTRIANPDTDLIEISVADTGIGIKPEDILKLFRPFQQLEAPYTKRYRGTGLGLLLAKKLIELHGGKIRVESEFGKGSTFTFVIPVKQTCDNRARTVIEDKK comes from the coding sequence ATGACAACGGACAAGTTCAGTATACTGATCATTGACGATGACACTAATCTGAGAAGAACTCTCGCAGACATCCTCTCGGTAAAAGGATATCAGACCCTTGCGGCCAAGGACGGGTCTGAGGGACTTGCGCTGCTCGGCCTGCATACAGTTCATCTGGCCCTTGTTGACCTTCGTCTGCCTGACATGTCCGGGCTTGAAATACTGAAGATCATCAGGGCTGATCATCCACATACCGAGGTGATCATCCTGACCGGAAATGCAACCCTTGATTCAGCTATCGAGGCAACGAATAAGGGGGCCTTTTCCTATCTGCAGAAGCCGTATGACATTGACCAGTTGATGCTGCATATAAAACGCTCGATCGAAAAACAGCAGGCCGAAGAAAAGATCAGACAGTATCAGGGTCATCTGGAAGAGCTTGTGCGTGAAAGGACCTGTGAACTCGAGACTGCCATGGAGGCTGCCGAGGCAGGGAACCGCGCAAAGACAGAATTCATAGCAAATATGAGCCACGAGATAAGGACGCCGCTCAATGCCATCATAGGTTTTTCCGAGGTCCTCAGGGACGGTATCCTGGGATTGCTCAATAAAGAACAGACCGAATATATGAACGACATTGTCAGGAACGGCAGACACCTCCTCGAACTTATCCTGAACGTCCTCGCGGTTGCCGAAGCAGAATCAGACAGAATGAAGCTCAGATCGGACAAAATAAGACTGAAGGATATCTTCGTCTCAGCCCTGTCTCTGGTAAGAGATGAGGCCATGCGAAAGGATATTCTGACGGATTACAAAATATCGGCCGAGGCAGATATAGACATAGAGGCAGACGGTTCCCGGCTTCAGCAGGTCATGGTCAGTCTGCTCGATAACGCCGTAAAATTCACGCCAGCGGGCGGCTCGGTGAAGGTAACTGCACGGAGAATGCCTGGGGATTGGAGATCGGAGACCGGCAGAGATGATACGGATATTAAGACCAGAATCGCAAACCCTGACACTGATCTCATCGAGATCAGTGTCGCTGACACCGGCATCGGTATTAAACCGGAGGATATACTAAAGCTTTTCAGGCCGTTCCAGCAGCTCGAAGCGCCCTACACCAAGAGATACAGGGGAACCGGTCTCGGACTGCTCCTGGCAAAGAAATTAATCGAACTGCATGGCGGCAAGATACGGGTCGAGAGCGAGTTCGGCAAAGGCAGCACCTTCACCTTTGTGATACCGGTGAAACAGACATGCGATAACAGAGCAAGAACCGTCATTGAGGACAAAAAATAA
- a CDS encoding TVP38/TMEM64 family protein: protein MSREAIRKVTLAAMIIAVAMVLRIYVLGDLLSLASVKASQQRLIALYADHGPVVIAVYMAVYIVVTALSLPGATVMTLAGGALFGLWTGTVIISFASSIGATLACFVSRYILRDWVQKKFGDRLSVVDRGIAEDGSFYLFTLRLIPVFPFFMINLLMGLTKMPLKTFYWVSQLGMLPGTLVYVNAGKELGRIDSLKGILSPGLIISFVLLGVFPLAMKKILGYYRAKRYRA from the coding sequence ATGAGCCGCGAAGCGATAAGAAAAGTAACTCTCGCTGCAATGATCATTGCCGTCGCAATGGTACTCAGGATCTATGTTCTCGGTGATCTCCTGAGCCTGGCCTCAGTCAAGGCATCCCAACAGCGCTTAATTGCACTCTATGCAGATCACGGTCCTGTGGTCATTGCGGTCTATATGGCGGTGTATATTGTCGTTACTGCCCTTTCTCTTCCCGGCGCAACCGTTATGACCCTTGCAGGCGGAGCGCTCTTCGGCCTCTGGACAGGTACGGTCATCATATCCTTTGCAAGCAGCATCGGCGCAACGCTCGCCTGCTTTGTATCGCGTTATATCCTCAGGGACTGGGTCCAGAAGAAGTTCGGCGACAGGCTCTCTGTTGTAGACAGGGGGATAGCAGAGGACGGCTCTTTTTATCTTTTTACCCTCCGCCTGATACCGGTCTTCCCGTTCTTTATGATCAACCTTCTGATGGGGCTGACGAAGATGCCTCTCAAGACCTTCTACTGGGTATCGCAGCTGGGTATGCTGCCGGGCACACTGGTCTACGTGAATGCCGGAAAGGAACTCGGCAGGATCGATTCGCTCAAAGGCATTCTCTCGCCCGGGCTGATCATCTCATTTGTGCTGCTTGGGGTGTTCCCATTGGCGATGAAAAAGATTCTTGGCTATTACAGGGCGAAGAGATACAGGGCTTGA
- a CDS encoding DUF3047 domain-containing protein translates to MKRLLSCAVVLFLLSVLCIAAASAETRSVFLREDFNDLENWRPLFFPKIKQHSRYTIVKDGPDSLLKAESNASASGIIYKKEFSVYDYPKVRWRWKVSNIYAKGDERSKSGDDYPIRIYIIFKYDPDAAAFGQMIKYGLAKRIYGEYPPHSSLNYIWANRKHAERIITNAYADEAKMILLEAGPEKAGRWLEEEIDILDDYQKAFGTKPPALASIAIMNDSDNTGESSESFVDYIEVFR, encoded by the coding sequence ATGAAAAGACTGCTCTCATGTGCCGTTGTTCTTTTTCTTCTGTCTGTTCTTTGCATTGCTGCCGCATCAGCCGAAACACGATCGGTTTTTCTGCGGGAAGATTTCAACGATCTCGAAAACTGGAGGCCGCTTTTTTTCCCTAAGATAAAGCAGCACTCCAGATATACCATTGTCAAGGATGGCCCTGACAGCCTTCTCAAGGCTGAGAGCAATGCCTCGGCATCAGGGATCATCTACAAGAAGGAGTTCAGCGTATATGATTACCCAAAGGTACGGTGGCGCTGGAAGGTCAGCAATATTTATGCAAAAGGGGATGAACGGTCGAAGTCCGGAGACGACTATCCCATTCGTATCTATATCATCTTCAAGTATGATCCGGATGCAGCTGCTTTTGGCCAGATGATAAAATACGGCCTTGCCAAACGGATCTATGGCGAATATCCGCCTCACAGCAGCCTGAACTATATCTGGGCGAACAGGAAGCATGCGGAACGCATTATCACCAACGCGTATGCTGATGAGGCGAAGATGATTCTTCTTGAGGCAGGGCCGGAAAAGGCCGGCCGGTGGCTCGAAGAGGAGATCGATATCCTTGACGACTATCAAAAGGCGTTCGGCACAAAGCCGCCAGCTCTTGCAAGTATCGCGATCATGAACGACTCGGACAACACGGGTGAAAGCTCTGAATCGTTCGTCGACTATATTGAGGTGTTCAGATGA
- the arsS gene encoding arsenosugar biosynthesis radical SAM protein ArsS (Some members of this family are selenoproteins.): MRFQDKVSALQSGPLKAVSVSTLQVNLGYVCNMSCFHCHVEAGSLRTESMKRETAEMVLSVLRDNKISALDITGGAPELNPNFVFLVEEGRRLGSHVIVRSNFTVLADPRYEYLYELFSSHDLEITGSLPCYTEGNVDSMRGKGAFAKSIHALKRLNAIGYGTGNAHRLLNLVYNPGGAFLPSSQALLERDYKKVLLEVHGISFDRLFTFANMAIGRFSKVLEQAGKEEQYHELLKCSFNADALPGLMCRSMVSVGWDGRIYDCDFNQVLDIPPDEGCPQHIRTFDLDALSGRTIAVGDHCFACTAGQGFT, encoded by the coding sequence ATGAGATTTCAGGACAAGGTCAGTGCCCTCCAGTCTGGACCGCTCAAGGCGGTTTCCGTATCAACGCTTCAGGTCAATCTCGGTTATGTCTGCAACATGTCCTGCTTCCACTGCCATGTCGAGGCCGGATCTCTGCGTACAGAGTCGATGAAGAGAGAAACCGCTGAAATGGTGCTCTCTGTATTGAGGGACAATAAGATCAGTGCACTCGACATTACGGGTGGTGCGCCGGAGCTGAACCCGAACTTTGTTTTTTTGGTCGAGGAGGGCAGGAGATTAGGCAGCCATGTTATTGTCCGCAGCAATTTTACCGTGCTCGCTGATCCCCGATACGAATATCTCTATGAACTGTTCAGCAGTCATGATCTTGAGATAACAGGCTCCCTGCCCTGCTACACGGAAGGTAATGTGGACAGCATGAGGGGGAAGGGTGCGTTTGCAAAGAGCATCCATGCCCTGAAGCGGCTGAATGCGATCGGGTATGGAACAGGCAATGCACACCGACTGCTCAATCTGGTGTACAACCCGGGAGGGGCTTTTCTTCCCTCTTCGCAGGCACTGCTCGAAAGAGATTATAAAAAGGTTCTCCTGGAGGTCCACGGCATCTCCTTTGACCGTCTCTTTACCTTTGCAAATATGGCTATCGGCAGGTTCTCGAAGGTCCTTGAACAGGCAGGAAAAGAGGAGCAGTATCATGAACTCCTTAAATGCTCCTTTAATGCTGATGCGCTGCCTGGCCTCATGTGCCGGTCCATGGTCAGCGTGGGGTGGGACGGCAGAATCTATGACTGCGATTTTAACCAGGTCCTTGATATTCCGCCTGATGAAGGCTGCCCGCAGCATATACGCACTTTTGACCTTGATGCGCTGTCCGGGCGAACCATTGCGGTCGGCGATCACTGTTTCGCCTGCACTGCGGGTCAGGGGTTCACGTGA
- the gnd gene encoding decarboxylating 6-phosphogluconate dehydrogenase has product MQIGMIGLGRMGMNMAVRLLRGRHAVTAFNRTPDRTREIAKKGAKAAFTPEELVSLLRPPRFLWIMLPAGRPTDDMIASLLPLLKKGDTIIDGGNGFYKDDVRRAEKLKKAGIAYVDAGVSGGIWGLKAGYCLMTGGEKAVCKKLEPIFRTLAPKDGYLYCGPAGAGHFVKMVHNGIEYGMMSAYGEGFGILDASPYGKHLDFGAVAHLWNQGSVVRSWLLELAEEAFKKDKRLAKLEAYVEDSGEGRWTVQQAIETAVPAPVITAALFQRFRSRDANAFSDRMLAALRNEFGGHVVRKKKGNGRKGQG; this is encoded by the coding sequence ATGCAGATCGGCATGATCGGTTTGGGACGTATGGGAATGAATATGGCGGTCCGCCTGCTTCGCGGCAGGCACGCAGTAACAGCCTTCAACAGAACGCCGGATAGGACCAGGGAAATCGCAAAAAAAGGAGCAAAGGCGGCCTTCACTCCTGAGGAACTCGTCTCCCTGCTTCGACCTCCCCGTTTTCTCTGGATCATGCTGCCTGCAGGAAGACCGACGGATGACATGATCGCCAGCCTCCTGCCGCTCCTGAAAAAAGGCGATACGATCATTGACGGCGGCAACGGTTTTTATAAAGATGATGTCCGGCGGGCGGAGAAGTTGAAAAAGGCCGGCATAGCGTATGTTGATGCAGGCGTGAGCGGCGGCATCTGGGGCCTGAAGGCAGGGTACTGTCTTATGACAGGCGGCGAAAAAGCGGTCTGCAAAAAACTTGAACCGATATTCAGGACCCTGGCGCCAAAAGACGGGTACCTCTATTGCGGCCCTGCCGGCGCTGGCCATTTTGTAAAGATGGTGCATAATGGCATCGAATACGGCATGATGTCTGCGTATGGAGAGGGCTTCGGTATCCTCGATGCATCACCTTATGGAAAACATCTGGACTTCGGCGCAGTAGCGCACCTCTGGAACCAGGGCAGCGTTGTCCGTTCATGGCTTCTTGAACTGGCAGAAGAGGCCTTCAAGAAAGATAAGAGGCTCGCAAAGCTCGAAGCATATGTGGAAGACTCGGGAGAAGGAAGATGGACCGTGCAGCAGGCAATAGAGACAGCGGTCCCTGCGCCGGTCATTACTGCCGCCCTCTTCCAGAGGTTCCGTTCACGGGATGCCAATGCCTTCTCTGACAGAATGTTGGCTGCACTGCGCAACGAGTTCGGCGGCCATGTGGTCAGGAAAAAGAAGGGCAACGGCAGGAAAGGCCAAGGTTAA
- the zwf gene encoding glucose-6-phosphate dehydrogenase translates to MNNGPAYATYDSCSIEIPRPFLLVIFGASGDLSRKKLFPALYRLDRDGLLPRNSCILGTARTAMDQNSFREQIRQAVEQAMGKDFDRKAWDVFSARLYYHAGAYDDPASYSIMRAVITGLEQAHDTLANRIFYLAVPPTVYELIITNLGISGLSKEDGGFTHVAVEKPIGSDLDSARKLNAVLRTSFLERQIYRMDHYLAKETVQNILMFRFANAIFEPLWNRRYIDHVQITVAESIGIENRAGYYEKAGILRDMFQNHIFQLLALTAMEPPALFEAERVRDERVKVFRSIRPLSVSGLRDSLVLGQYGSGSINGTAVNAYRQEKGVSPDSQTPTYAALKVYIDNWRWNGVPFYLRSGKRLSGKKAEISIHYRAVPHLMFAQALKEKIEPNTLVIRIQPDEGIDITFQAKNPGTKICLSPVNMDFSYPRFVALSDYERILLDCMQGDQMLFVRDDSVEETWALLNPVFEEFESGRSALLLQPYTSGTEGPAEATELLRKDGRAWRPL, encoded by the coding sequence ATGAATAACGGGCCTGCATACGCCACCTATGACAGCTGCAGCATAGAGATCCCGAGGCCTTTCCTGCTGGTGATATTCGGCGCATCAGGAGACCTCAGCCGGAAAAAGCTCTTCCCTGCGCTCTACCGTCTGGACAGAGACGGTCTTCTTCCCCGCAACTCCTGCATCCTCGGAACTGCAAGGACAGCAATGGACCAGAACTCGTTCCGTGAACAGATCCGCCAGGCAGTAGAACAGGCAATGGGCAAAGACTTTGACAGAAAGGCATGGGACGTCTTCAGCGCAAGGCTCTATTACCATGCAGGAGCTTATGACGATCCTGCCTCTTACTCTATCATGAGGGCGGTCATAACAGGACTCGAGCAGGCCCACGACACCCTGGCCAACCGGATCTTCTATCTTGCGGTGCCGCCGACCGTCTATGAACTGATCATTACGAACCTCGGCATATCCGGCCTTTCGAAAGAAGATGGCGGATTCACCCATGTAGCCGTAGAAAAGCCGATCGGTTCCGACCTCGACTCTGCAAGAAAGCTCAATGCCGTGCTCAGGACCTCGTTTCTTGAACGTCAGATCTACCGTATGGACCATTACCTTGCAAAAGAGACGGTGCAGAACATCCTCATGTTCCGGTTTGCCAATGCGATCTTCGAGCCGCTCTGGAACAGACGCTATATCGACCACGTTCAGATCACGGTTGCAGAGAGCATCGGCATCGAAAACAGGGCCGGCTATTATGAAAAGGCCGGCATACTCAGGGACATGTTCCAGAACCATATCTTCCAGCTCCTTGCGCTCACTGCCATGGAGCCTCCCGCGCTGTTTGAGGCTGAAAGGGTGAGGGATGAAAGGGTCAAGGTATTCCGTTCCATCAGACCCCTGAGTGTTTCCGGCCTTCGGGACAGTCTTGTGCTCGGCCAATACGGCTCAGGGTCGATCAACGGAACCGCAGTCAATGCATACAGACAGGAAAAGGGCGTATCGCCTGACTCGCAGACGCCGACCTATGCTGCTCTAAAGGTCTATATTGATAACTGGCGATGGAACGGTGTGCCTTTTTACCTCCGCTCAGGCAAGAGGCTTTCCGGGAAAAAAGCAGAGATCTCGATCCATTACAGGGCAGTGCCGCATCTTATGTTCGCCCAGGCACTGAAGGAGAAGATCGAACCGAATACGCTCGTGATCCGCATTCAGCCGGACGAGGGCATCGACATCACCTTCCAGGCAAAAAATCCCGGCACAAAGATATGTCTCAGCCCGGTGAACATGGATTTCTCATACCCGCGCTTTGTGGCGCTGAGCGATTATGAACGCATCCTGCTCGACTGCATGCAGGGGGATCAGATGCTTTTCGTCAGGGACGACAGCGTTGAAGAGACCTGGGCGCTTCTCAATCCGGTTTTTGAAGAGTTCGAGTCCGGAAGGTCAGCCCTGCTGCTTCAGCCGTACACTTCAGGAACTGAAGGTCCTGCTGAAGCAACAGAGCTTCTGCGAAAGGATGGAAGGGCATGGAGACCGCTCTGA
- the pgl gene encoding 6-phosphogluconolactonase, which yields METALSEILRIVENPAELAAEGAKLFRDASEQAIAEQGRFSVALSGGSTPRQLFRHLGTSYRKKIAWDRVHLFWSDERCLPRDHEQSNFRLAYDELISRIWIPGANVHRIKGELRPLEASQYYEVDMKKHFVEDLPAFDLILLGLGADGHTASLFPGSEILREKQRLALPVFSDTALHWRVTLTLPVLNSAKRVIFLVSGRSKAGIVGSLLSRKENREYPAAMVRPSDGNITWLLDRDAAADLPKASL from the coding sequence ATGGAGACCGCTCTGAGCGAGATTCTCAGAATCGTCGAAAACCCGGCGGAGCTTGCCGCTGAAGGCGCAAAGCTCTTCAGGGATGCCTCTGAACAGGCTATCGCGGAACAGGGCAGATTTTCCGTTGCACTCTCAGGAGGCTCGACACCCCGTCAGCTCTTCCGGCATCTTGGCACCTCATATCGGAAGAAGATCGCCTGGGACAGGGTACATCTCTTCTGGTCAGACGAGCGGTGTCTGCCGCGCGACCACGAGCAGAGCAACTTCAGACTGGCCTATGATGAACTGATATCGCGCATATGGATACCCGGTGCGAATGTTCACAGGATAAAAGGTGAACTGAGGCCTCTGGAAGCGTCCCAATACTACGAAGTTGATATGAAAAAACATTTTGTCGAAGATCTGCCGGCCTTTGACCTCATTCTGCTCGGTCTCGGCGCAGACGGCCATACTGCCTCTCTCTTCCCCGGTTCAGAGATCCTCAGGGAAAAGCAGCGGCTTGCCCTGCCGGTCTTCTCCGACACCGCTCTTCACTGGCGCGTCACGCTGACCCTTCCGGTGCTGAACTCTGCGAAGCGGGTGATCTTCCTTGTCAGCGGCAGATCAAAGGCAGGGATCGTCGGTTCTCTGCTCAGCCGCAAGGAAAACAGGGAATATCCGGCTGCGATGGTCAGACCATCTGACGGAAATATCACGTGGCTTCTGGACAGAGACGCAGCTGCAGATCTGCCGAAAGCCTCATTATGA
- a CDS encoding sterol desaturase family protein yields MTNFSIAMLRGLVSWGGFFIFLLFEYVRPYRPSSVPKRERLLTNISLTIFNSAVLSLLFATATINSALHVSAGHLGILNSFSLSFWQKVFLSVICMDLVFYIWHLLNHRVPLLWRFHRVHHSDLNMDVSTASRFHIGELALSSGIKIGLIYLIGANVVSVILFESLLGLTAQFQHSSVKVPLWFERIFHLLFVPPSMHRIHHSVVIRERDTNYGTILSIWDRLLGTLLKDIDQEGIVIGLGPYRKPGELGLRRLLIMPFTRAIR; encoded by the coding sequence ATGACGAACTTCAGCATCGCGATGCTTCGGGGTCTGGTCTCCTGGGGCGGTTTTTTTATCTTTCTCCTCTTCGAGTATGTGCGGCCCTACCGGCCATCCTCTGTGCCGAAAAGAGAACGGCTCTTGACCAACATCTCTCTCACGATATTCAACAGTGCAGTCCTCAGTCTCCTGTTTGCCACGGCAACGATCAACAGCGCCCTGCATGTTTCCGCAGGCCATCTCGGCATACTGAACAGCTTCAGTCTGTCTTTCTGGCAGAAGGTTTTTCTGTCGGTCATATGCATGGACCTCGTCTTTTATATATGGCATCTCCTGAATCATCGCGTCCCCCTTCTCTGGCGCTTTCACCGCGTACATCACAGTGACCTCAATATGGATGTGTCAACAGCAAGCCGTTTCCATATCGGTGAGCTTGCGCTCTCCTCCGGGATCAAAATAGGCCTGATCTATCTGATCGGTGCAAATGTGGTGAGCGTCATCCTCTTCGAAAGCCTCCTGGGACTGACTGCACAGTTCCAGCACAGCAGCGTCAAGGTGCCGTTATGGTTTGAAAGGATCTTCCATCTTCTTTTTGTTCCGCCATCCATGCACCGTATCCATCACTCGGTCGTCATAAGGGAACGCGATACAAACTACGGCACGATCCTTTCGATATGGGACAGACTGCTCGGAACCCTGCTGAAGGATATTGACCAGGAAGGGATCGTGATCGGCCTGGGTCCATACCGCAAGCCCGGAGAGCTCGGACTCCGCAGGCTTCTTATCATGCCTTTTACCCGGGCCATACGATGA
- a CDS encoding TIGR04283 family arsenosugar biosynthesis glycosyltransferase encodes MISIIIPTLNEELLIARCIDALGTEGFPGEIIVADGGSADRTREIALSRNRVMVIDSPKGRGTQMNAGSAVAAGDILLFLHADTILEQGWAEELCSALDDRSVVGGAFRFCIDDPSSKFRLVEAWVNMRCRAFGLPYGDQAIFIRKSIFEKLGGYKAILLMEDVDIIKRMKKLGRIAVLQKKAVTSGRRWISRGLLRTAATNQMTMLLYQLGVSPDKLARFYYR; translated from the coding sequence ATGATCTCGATTATCATTCCGACGCTGAATGAAGAACTGCTGATAGCACGCTGTATTGACGCACTGGGGACAGAGGGCTTTCCAGGGGAGATCATTGTCGCAGACGGCGGCAGTGCTGACCGGACACGGGAGATCGCCCTGAGCCGTAATCGTGTCATGGTAATAGATTCTCCGAAAGGCCGCGGAACTCAGATGAATGCCGGCAGTGCAGTTGCTGCAGGTGACATTCTTCTTTTTCTTCACGCAGATACGATTCTCGAACAGGGCTGGGCAGAAGAGCTCTGCTCTGCCCTTGATGATCGATCGGTCGTTGGAGGCGCATTTCGCTTCTGCATAGACGATCCTTCTTCGAAATTCCGACTCGTTGAGGCATGGGTCAATATGCGCTGCAGGGCCTTCGGGCTTCCATACGGCGATCAGGCGATCTTCATCCGGAAAAGTATATTTGAAAAGCTCGGCGGCTACAAAGCGATACTGCTCATGGAGGATGTTGATATTATCAAAAGAATGAAAAAGCTCGGCAGGATCGCAGTCCTTCAGAAAAAAGCCGTGACATCAGGACGCAGATGGATCAGCAGGGGTCTGCTCAGGACTGCAGCGACCAACCAAATGACCATGCTGCTTTATCAGCTTGGCGTATCGCCGGATAAACTCGCTCGGTTCTACTACCGATGA
- a CDS encoding TIGR04282 family arsenosugar biosynthesis glycosyltransferase, with the protein MNRNLYGIMIKYPEPGRVKTRLAKDLGSEEAAEIYRRVTEQIMKNTAPAGQDYRRAVFYDPPERQEDFRSWFEHEELVPQQGNDVGQRMDNAIRQLLSLGAEKAVLTGTDIPGLNSTIITQAFAALDNADIVIGPAEDGGYYLIGMKEPHGELFRDIPWSTVQVYEQTLRAIEDGKLRCQSLITLSDLDIVSDYRRLLLKGLA; encoded by the coding sequence ATGAACAGAAATCTGTACGGCATCATGATCAAATACCCGGAGCCTGGCCGTGTAAAAACACGTCTGGCAAAAGATCTCGGCAGCGAAGAGGCTGCAGAGATATATCGCAGGGTGACAGAGCAGATAATGAAAAACACGGCCCCGGCCGGTCAGGACTATCGACGCGCTGTTTTCTACGACCCTCCTGAACGACAGGAAGATTTCCGATCATGGTTTGAGCATGAAGAGCTTGTCCCCCAGCAGGGAAATGACGTCGGTCAGCGGATGGACAATGCGATCAGGCAGTTGCTATCGCTTGGAGCTGAGAAGGCAGTCCTGACCGGAACTGATATTCCCGGCCTGAACTCAACAATAATTACGCAAGCCTTTGCAGCCCTGGATAATGCAGATATCGTCATCGGCCCGGCAGAAGACGGCGGATATTATCTGATCGGCATGAAAGAGCCGCATGGAGAGCTGTTTCGTGACATTCCCTGGAGCACCGTACAGGTCTATGAGCAGACGCTCAGAGCGATCGAAGACGGGAAACTGCGCTGTCAAAGCCTCATCACTCTTTCAGACCTCGATATTGTGAGTGATTACCGGCGTCTGTTACTCAAGGGCCTCGCCTGA
- a CDS encoding FAD-dependent oxidoreductase gives MKKHLVFVGGGHAHLTALSRIKDYVDRGHRVTVVSAYAYQYYSGMGPGMLSGIYRPQDIRFNIKKMTEDRGGDFIEDRVVSIKPQERSLILASGKSITYDAVSFNIGSEVSLSSAAGHPGRIFTVKPIINLLAAKKAVAEGIGQKILRISVVGGGPAGVEMTGNVWRLVNDLDGRAEITLIAGSRMLHALPEGVRTQVMASFLSRGIKILEGRRVTAVEEERVVFDDNTGQGFDIVLISTGVRPSTLFRDSGLPVGSDNGLLVNSHLQSVAYPEIFGGGDCINLEGHQLAKVGVYAVRQNMILFNNLMASLEGGTLGTFMPQKHYMLIFNLGNGKGILWRGKFVWHGRTAFLLKDHIDRKFMRTFQVSGEALE, from the coding sequence ATGAAAAAACATCTCGTATTTGTCGGCGGGGGACATGCCCATCTCACAGCCCTTTCCCGCATAAAGGATTATGTTGACCGGGGCCATAGGGTAACGGTCGTCAGTGCTTATGCCTATCAGTATTATTCGGGCATGGGACCGGGCATGCTGTCAGGCATCTATAGACCACAGGATATCCGTTTCAATATAAAAAAAATGACCGAAGACCGCGGCGGGGACTTTATTGAAGACCGGGTGGTCAGCATCAAGCCTCAGGAGCGATCGCTCATACTGGCCTCAGGCAAGAGCATAACGTATGATGCGGTCTCGTTCAATATCGGCAGCGAAGTTTCGTTGTCATCAGCGGCCGGGCATCCGGGGCGTATCTTTACGGTCAAACCTATTATTAACCTCCTGGCTGCGAAGAAGGCTGTTGCAGAAGGCATCGGCCAAAAGATCCTGCGCATTTCCGTTGTCGGCGGCGGGCCTGCAGGCGTCGAAATGACCGGAAACGTGTGGCGTCTCGTAAACGATCTGGACGGCAGGGCTGAGATCACCCTGATTGCCGGCAGCAGAATGCTTCATGCACTCCCAGAGGGAGTGCGAACACAGGTGATGGCTTCGTTTCTGTCCAGAGGTATCAAGATTCTGGAAGGCAGGCGCGTCACAGCGGTAGAAGAGGAGCGGGTGGTATTTGACGACAATACTGGGCAGGGATTTGATATTGTGCTGATCTCAACGGGTGTAAGGCCGTCAACGCTCTTCAGGGATTCCGGATTGCCGGTCGGCAGTGACAACGGCCTCCTGGTGAACAGCCATCTTCAGAGTGTTGCGTATCCCGAAATCTTCGGCGGAGGCGACTGCATAAACCTCGAAGGTCATCAGCTTGCAAAGGTGGGGGTATATGCTGTTCGGCAGAATATGATCCTCTTCAACAATCTTATGGCCTCCCTTGAAGGCGGAACTCTCGGGACATTCATGCCCCAGAAGCATTATATGCTCATCTTCAATCTTGGGAACGGAAAAGGTATTCTCTGGCGGGGAAAGTTCGTCTGGCATGGCAGAACTGCCTTTCTGCTCAAGGACCACATTGACCGGAAGTTCATGAGGACGTTCCAGGTATCAGGCGAGGCCCTTGAGTAA